In the Chryseobacterium sp. MYb264 genome, one interval contains:
- a CDS encoding LysR family transcriptional regulator, which yields MDLHQLKYFLALAKELHFWNTAAKMNITQSALSRQIQALENELDVQLFYRDKRNVKLTPAGKFLQEQWALEINQLESVHQMAKQIHLGAYGKIRMAHPDSISSSILPDFLEKVLDHYPHLELELIQLPYENQDEYLLNYKIDFAFTRDINHSLSINSRLISSEKLTLVVPWDHPLSSPEDISSQSIENERFILTVNDYESSYNRHIREVFSFYNISQKSYIMSEFGSTIISLVKKGLGISILPKSYAKNGNTGVKFIDLPFETNLFVIWRKNDPNPIVNNLLKLI from the coding sequence ATGGATTTACATCAGTTAAAATATTTTCTCGCTTTAGCCAAAGAACTGCACTTTTGGAATACGGCTGCTAAAATGAATATCACGCAATCGGCTCTTAGCAGGCAGATACAAGCATTGGAGAATGAATTGGATGTACAATTGTTTTATCGTGATAAAAGGAACGTTAAACTAACTCCTGCAGGCAAATTCTTACAGGAGCAATGGGCTTTAGAGATTAATCAGCTGGAATCAGTTCACCAGATGGCGAAACAAATTCATCTGGGAGCATATGGTAAAATTAGAATGGCACACCCCGACTCGATCTCGTCTTCTATCCTACCCGACTTTCTTGAGAAAGTTTTAGATCACTATCCTCACCTGGAGCTTGAACTTATACAACTCCCCTATGAAAATCAGGATGAATACCTCTTAAATTATAAGATTGATTTCGCATTTACAAGAGATATAAATCATTCACTTTCAATTAACAGCAGGTTAATTTCTTCCGAAAAGCTTACGCTTGTGGTTCCCTGGGATCATCCCTTGAGCTCCCCTGAAGACATTAGTAGCCAAAGCATTGAAAATGAAAGATTTATTTTAACGGTAAATGATTATGAAAGCAGTTATAATAGGCATATCCGTGAAGTTTTTTCTTTTTATAATATTTCACAGAAATCTTATATAATGAGTGAATTTGGCTCTACAATAATCTCTTTGGTAAAAAAAGGACTCGGAATTTCGATCTTACCCAAATCCTACGCTAAAAATGGAAATACGGGTGTTAAATTTATCGATTTACCGTTTGAAACCAATTTATTTGTCATTTGGCGCAAAAATGACCCCAATCCTATTGTAAATAACCTGCTGAAATTAATCTGA
- a CDS encoding glycoside hydrolase family 30 protein, which produces MKKLVVSCLVMGMAFNAHAQNYWKKNAGKTAKVFLTNSKTNEKMMDKGSVKFEKFGQPKETDACIFVDPDFKYQKLIGIGGAITDAAAETFYKLPKNKQQEILEAYYGKNGLGYTVVRTNMNSCDFSSDSYTYVQENDNALKSFNVAHDEKYKIPMIKAAQKAIGKEFTFYFSPWSPPAWMKSNKSMLKGGRLENAFYQTWADYYVKFIREYEKRGINIWGLTVQNEPMATQTWESCIYTAEEEGEFLKNNLGPTLWKNGFKDKKVMIWDHNRDLIYQRATTTLSDPETSKYASGIGYHWYETWNNKTQLFDNLIETQRAFPDKFLAFTEGCKEQFDMSKIYDVSLGELYGRNMINDFNKGTALWTDWNVLLDETGGPNHVGNFCFAPIIADTKTGEVYYTYEYYYVGHVSKFIKPNAQRIGSSSNRAALTSTTFMNENGQLVTVIMNDTENDIETNLWIEGMSAKLSTPAHSIQTVIL; this is translated from the coding sequence ATGAAGAAATTAGTAGTAAGCTGTTTGGTGATGGGGATGGCTTTTAATGCCCATGCACAGAATTACTGGAAAAAAAATGCAGGAAAAACCGCAAAAGTTTTTCTTACCAATTCCAAAACCAATGAGAAAATGATGGATAAGGGTTCTGTAAAATTTGAAAAATTCGGACAGCCTAAGGAAACAGATGCCTGTATTTTTGTAGATCCGGATTTTAAATATCAAAAGTTGATCGGAATCGGGGGTGCGATTACAGATGCCGCTGCCGAAACTTTTTATAAATTACCTAAAAATAAGCAGCAGGAAATTCTTGAAGCGTATTATGGTAAAAATGGATTAGGGTACACGGTGGTTCGTACCAATATGAATTCGTGTGACTTTTCCAGTGATTCTTATACATACGTTCAGGAAAATGATAATGCGCTGAAATCTTTTAATGTAGCCCATGACGAAAAGTATAAAATTCCTATGATTAAGGCTGCGCAGAAAGCGATAGGGAAAGAATTTACCTTTTATTTTTCACCATGGAGTCCGCCTGCCTGGATGAAGTCTAATAAAAGTATGCTGAAAGGAGGGAGGCTTGAAAATGCTTTCTACCAGACATGGGCAGATTATTATGTTAAATTCATTAGAGAATACGAAAAAAGAGGGATTAATATTTGGGGGCTGACGGTTCAGAACGAGCCGATGGCGACACAGACCTGGGAATCCTGCATATATACAGCTGAGGAAGAAGGTGAGTTCCTTAAAAATAACTTGGGACCGACGTTATGGAAAAACGGATTTAAGGATAAAAAAGTGATGATTTGGGATCATAACCGTGATTTAATTTATCAAAGAGCCACAACAACTCTGAGCGATCCTGAAACTTCAAAATATGCCTCAGGAATTGGCTATCACTGGTATGAAACGTGGAATAATAAAACTCAGCTTTTTGATAATTTAATTGAGACACAAAGAGCTTTTCCTGATAAATTTCTGGCTTTTACAGAAGGCTGTAAAGAGCAGTTTGATATGTCTAAAATCTACGATGTAAGCTTGGGCGAATTGTATGGAAGAAACATGATCAATGACTTCAATAAAGGAACCGCATTATGGACAGACTGGAATGTACTTCTTGACGAAACAGGTGGACCAAATCACGTAGGGAATTTTTGCTTTGCACCCATCATTGCGGATACAAAAACCGGAGAAGTTTATTACACTTATGAATATTATTATGTAGGTCACGTATCCAAATTTATTAAGCCTAACGCGCAAAGAATCGGAAGTTCGTCTAACAGAGCGGCTTTAACATCCACAACTTTCATGAACGAAAACGGACAATTGGTAACCGTTATCATGAACGATACTGAAAATGATATTGAAACCAATCTTTGGATCGAAGGTATGTCTGCCAAACTATCGACTCCGGCACATTCTATACAGACCGTAATTTTATAA
- a CDS encoding glycoside hydrolase family 16 protein, with translation MKITSIIPILASGALLFSVSNCASNKPDSSRKLIWNDEFNEKGLPDSSKWNYDVGGGGYGNEEAQFYTKNRLENARIENGNLVIEARKENWEKNKYTSARLLTKGKFSFQYGTVEVRAKLPKGRGTWPAIWMMSENMKKWPDDGELDIMEHVGFNQGYVHASVHTKKYNHKIGTQKTDTLMVKDLSEKFHVYKADWTPEKIDVYIDDQKFFTYENKEKTYESWPFDQPYFIILNLAVGGFWGGKEGIDDSIFPQKYEIDYVRVYKNK, from the coding sequence ATGAAAATCACCAGTATCATCCCCATTTTAGCCAGCGGAGCATTACTTTTCTCTGTCTCAAATTGCGCTTCAAACAAGCCCGATTCAAGTAGAAAATTAATCTGGAATGATGAATTTAATGAGAAAGGATTACCCGATTCCTCAAAATGGAATTATGATGTCGGAGGTGGTGGTTATGGCAATGAGGAAGCTCAGTTTTATACTAAAAACCGTTTGGAAAATGCAAGAATTGAAAATGGAAATTTGGTAATTGAAGCCAGAAAAGAAAATTGGGAAAAGAATAAATATACCTCTGCAAGGCTTTTAACAAAAGGAAAATTCTCATTTCAATACGGAACGGTAGAAGTCCGGGCAAAACTTCCGAAAGGTCGGGGAACCTGGCCTGCGATCTGGATGATGAGCGAAAATATGAAAAAGTGGCCGGATGACGGGGAGTTGGATATCATGGAACACGTTGGATTTAATCAGGGATATGTTCATGCTTCGGTGCATACCAAAAAATACAATCACAAAATCGGAACTCAGAAAACGGATACACTGATGGTAAAAGACTTGAGTGAGAAATTCCATGTGTATAAAGCAGACTGGACACCGGAGAAAATTGATGTTTATATTGATGACCAAAAGTTTTTCACTTATGAAAACAAAGAAAAAACGTACGAATCCTGGCCTTTTGACCAGCCTTACTTTATCATTTTAAATTTGGCCGTTGGCGGATTTTGGGGCGGAAAAGAAGGAATTGATGACAGTATTTTTCCTCAAAAATATGAGATAGATTATGTAAGGGTGTATAAAAATAAATAA
- the bglX gene encoding beta-glucosidase BglX, with translation MKRVYFLLAITAFGMNAFGQKTIDQRVSELLSKMTLEEKVGQLVQYSGFEYATGPQNSNSATVLNEIKQGKVGSMLNVAGAEETRKFQELALKSRLRIPLLFGQDVIHGYRTTFPVNLGQAASWDLKLIEKSERIAATEASAYGIHWTFAPMVDVARDPRWGRVMEGSGEDTYLGTQIGLARIKGFQGKGLGNLDAIMACAKHFAAYGAAVGGRDYNSVDMSLRQLNETYLPPFKAAAEAGVATFMNSFNDINGIPATANKYILRDLLKGKWNYQGFVVSDWGSIGEMVPHGYAKDNKEAAEKAILAGSDMDMESRAYMAELPKLVQEGKVDPKFIDDAARRILVKKFEMGLFDDPYRFSNEKRQKEQLNNQENRKFGREFGSKSIVLLKNQKNILPLSKSTKTVALIGPFGKETSANHGFWSIAFKDDNQRIITQFDGIKNQLDKNSTLLYAKGANVDDQDKSMFAEAVETAKKADVVIMTLGEGAAMSGEAKSRSNLHFTGVQEDLLKEIAKTGKPIVLMINAGRPLVFDWSADNIPTIMYTWWLGTEAGNSIADVLFGKVNPAGKLPMTFPRTEGQIPVYYNHYNTGRPAKNNTDRNYVSAYIDLDNDPKFPFGFGLSYTQFKYSDMNLSSTNLKGNQNLNISVNVSNTGNYDGEEVVQLYIRDLFGKVVRPVKELKGFQKVFIKKGESKTINFTLTPENLKFYDDQLNFDWEAGEFDIMVGTDSQNVQTKRINWSK, from the coding sequence ATGAAAAGAGTTTATTTCTTACTAGCCATAACAGCATTTGGGATGAATGCATTCGGACAAAAGACAATCGATCAGAGAGTTTCTGAATTGTTGTCGAAAATGACGTTAGAAGAAAAAGTAGGGCAGTTGGTTCAGTATTCAGGATTTGAATATGCAACAGGTCCTCAGAATTCCAACTCTGCAACGGTTTTAAATGAAATAAAACAAGGCAAAGTCGGTTCCATGCTGAATGTAGCGGGAGCAGAAGAAACGAGAAAATTTCAGGAATTAGCTTTAAAATCAAGATTGAGAATTCCATTATTGTTCGGTCAGGACGTGATTCATGGGTACAGAACAACATTTCCTGTGAATTTGGGTCAGGCCGCAAGCTGGGATTTAAAACTCATTGAAAAATCCGAAAGAATTGCCGCAACAGAAGCTTCAGCTTACGGAATTCACTGGACTTTTGCGCCGATGGTCGATGTTGCAAGAGATCCGAGATGGGGAAGAGTAATGGAAGGTTCGGGTGAAGATACGTACTTGGGAACGCAGATTGGTTTGGCAAGAATCAAAGGTTTTCAGGGAAAAGGTCTTGGAAATCTGGATGCGATTATGGCTTGTGCAAAGCATTTTGCAGCGTACGGAGCGGCAGTTGGCGGAAGAGATTATAATTCCGTTGACATGAGTTTAAGACAATTGAACGAAACCTATCTTCCTCCTTTCAAAGCGGCTGCAGAAGCTGGAGTTGCGACTTTTATGAACTCTTTTAACGATATTAATGGGATTCCGGCGACGGCAAACAAATACATTTTAAGAGATTTATTAAAAGGAAAATGGAACTACCAGGGTTTTGTAGTTTCTGATTGGGGAAGTATTGGCGAAATGGTTCCTCACGGCTATGCAAAAGACAATAAGGAAGCTGCGGAAAAAGCGATTCTTGCAGGAAGCGATATGGATATGGAAAGCCGAGCTTATATGGCTGAACTTCCAAAATTGGTTCAGGAAGGAAAAGTTGACCCTAAGTTTATTGATGATGCGGCAAGAAGAATTTTAGTTAAAAAATTTGAAATGGGATTATTCGATGATCCTTACCGATTCAGCAATGAAAAAAGACAAAAAGAGCAATTAAATAATCAGGAAAACAGAAAATTCGGAAGAGAATTTGGTTCAAAAAGTATTGTTTTGCTTAAAAATCAGAAGAATATTTTACCACTTTCAAAATCAACAAAAACGGTTGCTTTAATTGGACCTTTCGGAAAAGAAACTTCGGCAAATCACGGATTTTGGTCGATTGCATTTAAAGATGATAACCAAAGAATCATCACTCAATTTGACGGAATTAAAAATCAATTAGATAAAAACTCAACATTATTGTATGCAAAAGGCGCTAATGTTGATGATCAGGACAAATCGATGTTTGCAGAGGCCGTTGAAACAGCGAAAAAAGCAGACGTTGTGATTATGACTTTAGGTGAAGGTGCAGCGATGAGCGGTGAAGCGAAAAGTAGAAGTAATCTGCATTTTACTGGTGTTCAGGAAGATCTTTTGAAAGAAATTGCTAAAACGGGAAAACCGATTGTCTTAATGATTAATGCAGGAAGACCTTTGGTTTTTGATTGGTCAGCAGACAATATTCCGACGATCATGTACACTTGGTGGTTGGGAACAGAAGCTGGAAATTCTATTGCAGACGTTCTTTTCGGAAAGGTAAATCCTGCCGGAAAACTTCCGATGACTTTCCCAAGAACGGAAGGACAAATTCCTGTTTATTATAATCATTACAACACGGGAAGACCAGCGAAAAATAACACCGACAGAAATTATGTTTCAGCGTATATCGATTTGGATAACGACCCGAAATTCCCGTTTGGTTTTGGTTTAAGTTATACTCAGTTTAAATATTCTGATATGAATTTAAGTTCAACAAATCTTAAAGGAAATCAAAATTTAAATATTAGTGTAAATGTTTCTAATACCGGAAATTACGATGGGGAAGAAGTGGTGCAGCTGTACATCAGAGATCTTTTCGGAAAAGTGGTAAGACCTGTAAAAGAATTAAAAGGCTTCCAAAAAGTTTTCATTAAAAAAGGAGAAAGTAAAACGATCAATTTCACTTTAACTCCGGAAAATCTGAAATTTTACGACGATCAATTGAACTTCGATTGGGAAGCGGGAGAATTCGACATCATGGTCGGAACCGATTCTCAGAATGTACAGACAAAACGGATTAATTGGTCAAAATAA
- a CDS encoding glycoside hydrolase family 30 protein, translating to MISHSYSFVLRSAALCGVALLSFLNCSSTSSDLANNDNSGNGNSTGDPVLVWLTKGDQSIKLQQQNTVYFSSAVNNYSTIEIDPSQVFQTIDGFGYTLTGGSVEVINQLSAAKKQELLNDLFSSSGIGVNYIRISIGASDLNSEVFSYDDIPTGQTDPTLAQFSLTKDQALIQMLKDILVINPNIKILATPWSAPVWMKDNGNTKGGSLKPEYYGVYAQYFVKYIQAMKAQGIKIDAITPQNEPLHPGNNPSMYMTSGNQATFIKNNLGPAFQAANITAKIIAYDHNCDDPAYPLAILNDPAANPYVDGSAFHLYAGDISALSTVHNLFPSKNVYFTEQWTSSTGGFSGDLDWHVKNVIIGSMRNWSKTALEWNVANNASFGPHTPGGCTQCKGAITVNGVSGYDKNVAYYIIAHASKFVPVNSLRIASTQGGNLSTVAFKTPEGKTVLIVQNSNTTDKSFNIKYNQKTAPVTISGSSTATYVF from the coding sequence ATGATTTCACATTCATATAGTTTCGTACTTAGAAGTGCTGCACTTTGCGGTGTAGCGCTTCTTTCTTTTTTAAACTGCAGCAGTACGTCTTCAGATCTTGCCAATAATGATAATTCCGGAAACGGAAATTCTACAGGCGATCCGGTACTTGTCTGGCTTACAAAAGGAGATCAGTCGATAAAACTACAACAACAGAATACAGTCTATTTTTCATCGGCTGTCAATAATTATTCAACTATCGAAATTGATCCTTCACAGGTTTTCCAAACAATCGATGGTTTCGGATATACCTTAACGGGCGGCAGCGTGGAAGTGATCAACCAATTAAGTGCTGCCAAAAAACAGGAATTACTGAATGATCTGTTTAGCAGTTCAGGAATCGGAGTTAATTATATAAGAATAAGCATTGGTGCCTCAGATTTAAACAGCGAAGTTTTTTCTTATGATGATATTCCGACGGGGCAAACAGATCCTACGCTTGCACAATTTAGTTTAACTAAAGATCAGGCTCTGATTCAAATGTTAAAGGATATTTTAGTAATTAATCCTAATATTAAAATCTTAGCAACCCCTTGGTCTGCACCGGTTTGGATGAAAGACAACGGAAATACGAAAGGAGGAAGCCTGAAACCTGAATATTATGGAGTGTACGCTCAGTATTTCGTAAAATATATTCAGGCGATGAAAGCACAAGGGATTAAAATTGATGCCATTACACCACAAAATGAGCCCTTACATCCCGGAAATAATCCAAGTATGTATATGACTTCCGGCAATCAGGCGACTTTTATTAAGAATAATTTGGGTCCCGCTTTTCAGGCAGCAAATATCACCGCTAAAATTATTGCTTACGATCACAATTGTGATGATCCGGCGTATCCTTTGGCTATTTTAAATGATCCTGCGGCAAATCCTTATGTTGACGGATCGGCTTTCCACTTATACGCGGGAGATATTTCGGCCTTAAGTACGGTTCATAATTTATTTCCATCTAAAAATGTATACTTTACAGAACAGTGGACAAGCTCTACAGGTGGTTTCTCCGGAGATTTAGATTGGCATGTTAAAAATGTTATCATCGGATCTATGAGAAACTGGAGCAAAACAGCATTAGAATGGAATGTTGCAAACAACGCATCCTTCGGACCCCACACACCAGGCGGTTGTACACAATGTAAAGGTGCAATCACTGTGAACGGAGTTTCGGGTTATGACAAAAATGTTGCGTATTATATTATCGCTCATGCTTCAAAATTCGTTCCTGTAAATTCTCTGAGAATTGCTTCTACACAAGGCGGTAACCTTTCAACAGTAGCTTTCAAAACTCCCGAAGGAAAAACGGTTTTAATCGTTCAGAACAGCAATACTACAGACAAGTCATTTAATATTAAATATAATCAAAAAACGGCTCCTGTGACAATTTCAGGAAGTTCTACTGCGACATACGTATTTTAA
- a CDS encoding RagB/SusD family nutrient uptake outer membrane protein, translated as MKNNRFIYKSVAVLMLAGVGFGAVSCSNSNLEDVQNTGTFDESTYFQNEEQSFSGLVATYDMLRKYSGGFENMVTFFNGASDDFYSGGGNSSDGAGIQGFSNYSINPVIMPASYWKDYYQGIAKANILLEKIPAATMNDQTRNRFIAEAKVLRALYYFELLRVFRNIPLILKPIKYNDDYYNIPQAKPEDVYTQIEGDILASIADLPLTIDAGNKAQIGRLTQGSARAILGKIYLYDKKYSQAAEQLQMVNGTPGGTSQYGYHLLDNFADLWKVDTKFSAESILEVMHTNASNADWGFWGTGKDEGNSINQMVAIISYGKVTLPNNVVNDAPSIHKGWGFNPVTNDLFNFMQGDPRLNATIFNAKALVQEGKVTYSPGFRDTGYFLNKYLPLTTDETTLPGAVELNFRQNYIAIRLADTYLMEAEALGGSGARAQALLDAVRARVGLASVTVSMQAIKDERRRELAGEGHRWFDLVRWGDAPAKLGSRGFTSGKNEILPIPFNELTNTALKQNPNY; from the coding sequence ATGAAAAATAATAGATTTATATATAAAAGTGTTGCTGTTTTAATGCTTGCCGGAGTTGGTTTTGGGGCAGTTTCTTGTAGCAACAGTAACCTTGAAGATGTTCAGAATACGGGAACGTTTGACGAAAGTACGTATTTTCAGAATGAAGAGCAGTCATTTTCAGGTTTGGTAGCGACGTATGATATGTTAAGAAAATATTCCGGAGGTTTCGAAAATATGGTGACTTTTTTCAACGGAGCTTCTGATGATTTCTATTCAGGAGGCGGAAACTCTTCTGATGGTGCAGGAATTCAGGGATTTTCAAACTACAGCATCAATCCGGTGATTATGCCGGCGAGCTACTGGAAAGATTATTATCAGGGAATCGCCAAAGCGAATATTTTACTTGAAAAAATTCCTGCTGCTACGATGAACGATCAAACGAGAAACAGGTTCATCGCTGAAGCTAAAGTTCTAAGAGCATTGTATTATTTTGAATTGTTAAGGGTTTTCAGAAATATACCTTTAATTTTAAAGCCTATTAAATATAATGATGACTATTATAATATTCCACAGGCTAAACCTGAAGATGTGTACACTCAGATAGAAGGTGACATCCTTGCTTCTATTGCCGATCTTCCGCTGACAATTGATGCAGGCAATAAAGCGCAGATCGGAAGACTTACCCAAGGTTCGGCAAGAGCCATTTTAGGTAAAATTTATTTATATGATAAAAAATACAGCCAGGCAGCAGAGCAGTTACAGATGGTTAACGGAACTCCGGGAGGAACCAGCCAGTACGGATATCATTTATTGGATAATTTTGCAGATCTGTGGAAAGTAGATACAAAGTTCAGTGCAGAATCTATATTGGAAGTAATGCATACCAACGCTAGTAATGCTGATTGGGGCTTCTGGGGAACAGGAAAAGATGAAGGAAACTCTATTAACCAAATGGTCGCTATTATTTCTTATGGTAAAGTAACCCTGCCAAATAATGTGGTTAATGATGCACCCAGTATCCATAAAGGTTGGGGATTCAATCCTGTAACCAACGATTTATTTAATTTTATGCAGGGAGATCCCCGTTTAAATGCAACGATTTTCAATGCTAAAGCATTGGTTCAGGAAGGAAAAGTGACGTATTCTCCTGGATTCAGAGATACCGGATATTTCTTAAATAAGTATTTACCACTAACTACAGACGAAACGACTTTACCGGGAGCGGTAGAATTAAATTTCCGTCAAAATTATATTGCGATCAGATTGGCTGATACCTATTTAATGGAAGCAGAAGCATTGGGAGGTTCAGGTGCAAGAGCTCAGGCATTGTTAGATGCAGTAAGAGCTAGAGTAGGATTGGCTTCAGTTACGGTTTCTATGCAGGCAATTAAAGACGAAAGAAGAAGAGAATTGGCAGGCGAAGGTCACAGATGGTTCGACTTGGTAAGATGGGGGGATGCTCCGGCTAAATTAGGGTCAAGAGGATTTACATCCGGTAAAAATGAAATTTTACCAATTCCTTTTAATGAGTTAACAAATACAGCGCTTAAACAAAATCCTAATTACTAA